A genomic stretch from Setaria viridis chromosome 1, Setaria_viridis_v4.0, whole genome shotgun sequence includes:
- the LOC117837644 gene encoding nucleobase-ascorbate transporter 6, producing the protein MAGGGGGGGGAAPKQDDLTPHPVKDQLPGVSYCITSPPPWPEAVLLGFQHYLVMLGTTVIIPTALVPQMGGNNEDKAVVIQTLLFVAGINTLLQSFFGTRLPAVIGGSYTFVVPTISIILAGRYANEPNPHTKFLRIMRGTQGALIVASALQIIVGFSGLWRNVARYLSPLSAAPLVALVGFGLYELGFPSVAKCVEIGLPELILLVIFAMYLPHTVHMLKSIFDRFAVLFTIPIVWLYAYLLTVGGAYRNAPPKTQFHCRTDRSGLIGGAPWIRVPYPFQWGAPTFDAGEAFAMMAASFVALVESTGAFIAVSRYASATPIPPSVLSRGIGWQGIGILLDGLFGTGNGSSVSVENAGLLALTRVGSRRVVQISAGFMIFFSILGKFGAVFASIPAPIFAALYCIFFAYAGSAGLGFLQFCNLNSFRTKFILGFSVFMGLSVPQYFNEYTSVAGYGPVHTHSRWFNDIVNVLFSSKAFVAGFVAYLLDNTIHRHENSVRKDRGYHWWDKFRSYRTDTRSEEFYSLPFNLNKFFPSV; encoded by the exons ATGgccgggggaggaggcggaggcggcggggcggcgccgaAGCAGGACGACCTCACGCCGCACCCCGTCAAGGACCAGCTCCCGGGGGTCTCCTACTGCATCACCAGCCCTCCTCCGTGGC CTGAGGCCGTTCTTCTTGGGTTCCAGCATTATCTGGTCATGTTGGGTACCACTGTGATCATACCAACCGCACTAGTTCCACAAATGGGAGGAAACAAT GAGGACAAGGCAGTGGTTATCCAGACATTGCTGTTCGTGGCGGGGATCAACACCCTCCTCCAGAGTTTCTTTGGTACCAGGCTGCCTGCAGTGATTGGCGGGTCGTACACTTTTGTTGTGCCTACCATCTCAATCATCCTTGCTGGACGTTACGCCAATGAACCTAATCCACACACT AAATTTCTCCGCATCATGCGTGGAACACAAGGTGCATTGATAGTTGCTTCAGCCTTACAGATTATAGTTGGCTTCAGTGGCCTTTGGCGTAATGTTGCCAG GTATCTGAGTCCACTTTCAGCTGCTCCTTTGGTGGCACTAGTTGGCTTTGGACTCTATGAGCTTGGTTTTCCATCG GTTGCTAAGTGTGTTGAGATTGGTCTCCCTGAACTCATCCTACTGGTGATCTTTGCAATG TACCTGCCACACACTGTACACATGCTGAAGTCTATCTTCGACCGATTCGCTGTCCTGTTCACTATCCCCATAGTGTGGCTCTACGCATATCTTCTCACTGTTGGAGGAGCATACAGGAATGCACCGCCAAAGACTCAATTTCATTGCCGCACTGACCGTTCTGGATTAATTGGTGGTGCACCCTG GATAAGAGTGCCATATCCCTTTCAGTGGGGCGCTCCAACTTTTGATGCAGGTGAAGCTTTTGCGATGATGGCTGCATCATTTGTTGCTCTCGTGGAG TCTACTGGGGCATTCATTGCTGTTTCCAGGTATGCTAGTGCCACACCAATCCCACCCTCTGTTCTTAGCCGTGGTATTGGCTGGCAG GGCATTGGTATTCTTCTGGATGGGCTATTTGGGACTGGAAATGGGTCTTCTGTATCAGT TGAAAATGCCGGTTTGCTAGCTTTGACACGTGTTGGTAGCCGAAGGGTAGTGCAGATATCAGCTGGTTTCATGATATTCTTTTCTATTCTGG GCAAATTTGGAGCTGTGTTTGCATCAATACCTGCACCCATCTTTGCAGCTCTGTATTGTATCTTCTTTGCTTATGCTG GTTCTGCTGGGCTTGGCTTCCTTCAGTTCTGTAACCTGAACAGCTTTAGGACCAAGTTCATCCTTGGGTTCTCAGTTTTCATGGGCCTTTCAGTTCCTCAGTACTTCAACGAGTACACATCTGTTGCTGGTTATGGTCCTGTTCACACACATTCAAGATGG TTCAATGACATAGTAAATGTGCTATTCTCGTCCAAGGCGTTTGTTGCTGGTTTTGTTGCATATCTCCTGGACAACACCATTCACAGGCATGAAAACTCTGTCAGAAAAGATCGAGGGTACCATTGGTGGGATAAATTCCGGTCTTACAGGACTGACACAAGAAGTGAGGAGTTCTACTCCCTGCCATTCAACCTGAACAAGTTCTTCCCATCGGTCTGA